In Maridesulfovibrio sp., a single genomic region encodes these proteins:
- a CDS encoding aspartate carbamoyltransferase catalytic subunit — MNWQHKDLLDITQLSTEEVWHVFETATYFQEINSRPVKKVPTLKGRSVVLFFAEPSTRTKTSFDMAGKRLSCDTFSLAKSSSSLTKGESLKDTALTLQAMNPDGIVIRHWASGAAQFLSERLECSVINAGDGRHAHPTQALLDGFTLYKEWGSFENRTVLILGDIAHSRVARSNVIMLTMLGAKVRLCGPRTLLPPYLKDWPVEVFTDINEACKGVDAVMCLRLQLERQQAGLLPDLREYSRFFGLGSRQIELASPDVKILHPGPMNRGVEINSEIADSAASLVLDQVASGVATRMALLYLYLTRKNN; from the coding sequence ATGAATTGGCAGCATAAAGACCTGCTGGACATAACGCAGCTCAGCACAGAGGAAGTGTGGCATGTATTCGAGACAGCCACCTACTTTCAGGAAATCAACTCACGCCCGGTAAAAAAGGTTCCGACATTGAAAGGCCGCAGTGTGGTCCTTTTTTTCGCCGAGCCGAGCACCAGGACGAAAACCTCTTTCGATATGGCCGGAAAAAGGCTCTCCTGCGATACTTTTTCCCTGGCCAAAAGCTCCAGCAGTCTCACCAAGGGCGAAAGCCTCAAGGACACGGCCCTGACCCTGCAGGCCATGAATCCTGACGGAATAGTCATTCGTCACTGGGCAAGCGGAGCGGCACAGTTCCTTTCGGAACGCCTTGAGTGCAGCGTGATCAATGCCGGGGACGGCCGTCACGCCCACCCGACTCAGGCCCTGCTGGACGGATTTACTCTCTACAAGGAGTGGGGCTCGTTCGAAAACAGGACCGTGCTTATCCTCGGGGATATCGCCCACAGCCGGGTGGCCCGTTCAAACGTGATTATGCTGACCATGCTGGGCGCAAAAGTCCGGCTGTGCGGTCCGCGCACGCTGCTGCCGCCGTATCTGAAGGATTGGCCCGTGGAAGTCTTTACCGATATCAACGAAGCCTGCAAAGGCGTGGATGCCGTCATGTGTCTGCGGTTGCAGCTTGAACGCCAGCAGGCGGGCCTGCTTCCGGACCTGCGTGAATATTCCCGGTTTTTCGGTCTGGGAAGCAGGCAGATCGAACTGGCTTCACCGGATGTTAAAATACTGCATCCCGGCCCCATGAACCGCGGGGTCGAAATCAATTCCGAAATTGCAGATTCGGCCGCAAGCCTTGTGCTTGATCAGGTCGCCAGCGGTGTAGCCACCCGCATGGCCCTTCTCTATCTTTATCTCACCCGTAAAAACAACTAA